The bacterium sequence AAATGGGAATTTTATTTTTAAAAATCTTAGTATAGATGGGGTAGGCACAGTTACCTTTAACCTTAGTTTTGATTATTCTAACTACTGGAAAAAATTTAAAAAAATAGATATTTCATCATTGTCTCCTGAGAAAAGAGTATTCGACCTGGAAATTGAATTACAAGAGATAATAGAAGGAACAAAAACAATAACACTTTCTCCCCCCATAAATGTAACAATATTAGAAAATGAACTCAATCAAGGAATACTGACGAAGAATATCAGGGAGACATTTAATAGAAGTAACTATCCACTTAGTAATAACGCACAACTTAATGTAAGAAAACCTAATAAAGAATGGACGATAGATGATGGTAAGTTTGAATATATTATTACTAAACAGGGGGATAAACTAAATTGTTATATCAAGATCATCGGCAACATACCCCTTATTACTCCCTGAAGGATGGTGATAAACTTGGAGGTTATAAAAAAATTTAAAAGATTAATTATTCCTTTAATTTTTATTTCTTTGTTTTTCCCAAAGATAGGACTGGGTGAAAATAATGGGACAATTAATGCCTATTGGCTCGGAGAAGCTCCCTGGTCGCCAAAAGAAACAGAAAACAGTATAAAATCTATTCTCCTTGATAATGATAGGAGCAGAGATGACAAGTCACCGAGGTGGGTACCAGATAATAGAAGGATGGTGGTATATAAGAGAGAAAGAAAAGCAAAAATCTCAGAGGTGTCTGATATAAAAGAGGATAGAGTAGAAGACTCAGAACTGTCTGATATAGATGAAGATATAGCAAAAATCGCAGGAATATCTAATATACCTAACGATAAAACAGAAAGCCCAGAGTTGTGTTATATAGATGAGGATGGTGAAATTACTTCTCTATATGAAGGTGAGGTTAAGGATATTAGTTGGATACAGGACAAAGAAAAAGTAAGATTTATCTTTACTTCTGGAAATGACCTGAAGAGTGGTGAAATTTCAACAGATAACCATATTTCATCTCTTCTTTCCATAGAAAAAAAGGTTACTAATGAGGGTATTGTCTATCTTCGTCATTCCAGAACAAAAAAATTATTTTATTCAAGAGATGGTCGTATAATAGGGACATCCACAAATATAGATGATAATGGTTGGAGTCCAATAGTAAATACAAATGGAGATTGTTCAAGAAATAAAAAGGTGGTGTTCACATCTAACTTAGATAGCAATGGTAGAGAAATCTACACCTTTGAATTACCACAAGAAGGGGAAGATTTAGACCTATCAATAATAAGACGACTTACCTTTAGCCCTGAGGGAGTAATAAGTCCCAAATGGTCTCCAGATGGGAAAAGTATTGTTTATGCTTCTGGTAAAGATATCTATCTTATCCAAAATATATCTACATCTGGGATGAACCCAATCCGATTGACCACGAATACTACTACCGACGAATGTAGTAATCCTACCTTTTCACCAGATGGCAAAATGATTGCCTACTACTCGACTAATGGTAAAAACATATATGACTTATGGGTGATGAAAAGTAATGGAGAAGAAAGAACAAAGGTAGCAGATAATGTTCTTAAACCAGAAAGACACGGTGACATATATGGTCCTTGCTGGATACCTTATGGAACATCAGCTCTAATCTATCTCTACAACAGAATGCAAAATCAGATAGAGGTTCTAAATGTCACAGCTAATAGCAGAAAGATGGTTAAAACAGAAGAACAGTTGATAAGTAATATTGATTCTCTTTATGTAAGTGATAAGGATGGTCAAAAAATCCTGATAGTATATTCTGCCTGGGCACCTTATCCTCAGAAAGAACAGAGGATATATATTAAAGAATTTAAAGCAGAAGAGTTACCAAGATAAGGAGAGAAATATGCAAATTAAGCTATTATGGTCTATTATTATTCTTTGTCTTTACTCTGGTATAACTTATGGACAAAAATCACCAGAAAGTTATCAAAGGGGTCTACTCTATAAAGAATTATTTAATACCGCAGTAAATACACAAATTAATCATTATAATGCACTATTGATTGAGAAGGGAAAACCTCCTGTAGATGCAAAGCCAATAAGGAAAGACCATATCTGGTACTACCGCGGACTATGTTATTATTATCAGGGAAATTTCTTATCAGCAATAGCTGATTTTAAACGAATTCCTAAATCATCTGATAAATACCCTGAGGCACAAATCAGATGGGGTGCCTGCTATTATAAACAAGGAAAGATTACGGAGGCAAAGAAATTATGGAATGATGCCTGTTCACAAAAGAAGAATAATCCTCTATTTTTAAGCAAGATGGGTAATCTGTATGCAGAGCTAGGGACAAATACTACTACTGCGACTAAATATTGTCAGAAGACAGAAAAAGGAACAAGCGGGCTGGTGTGGATATACCTTAAGAATGGAGATGTAGATAAGGCGTTAGATTTGATAAAAAAGATTTCCAATAAGCCTGACTTAGAAGATTATATAGGTAGATGTACCGGTGGTAGTGTTACCTTACAGTTTTATGACCCTGGTTTATTATGGATAAGGTCACAGGTCTATCTTATGTCGGCAGTTAAATATTATCAACAGGCAATAGACTCGCAGAAGAATGATGAACTATCCTGTCAACTTGGTATAACTCAACTTATGGCTGGCAGACTAAATGACAGTATTACCACGCTAAAACCACTCATCAATTCTAATAGATGGGAGGTAAAGGCTAAGGCATTGATAAATTTAGGCGTGGCATATTATCTAAAAGGTTCAAAACAAGAGGCTGAGACAACATGGAATCAGGTAGAGAATAATTACAAAGATAACCCTGCGGTGATGAGTGAATTAGGATATACCTATGCGAGGTTGGGGATAAAGTTGGATGATGCTTTATCTCTGTGTAAGGAAGGAAAGGAATCGTATTACTTAGGCATGGTCTATTTTAAAAGAGGAGTAATAGGAAACAATAGTAACGATATTAACGAGGCATGTAATGAAATGGGGCATTTTGAAAGGGATTCTAATAATCTATTACATTTATTAGGGCTATGCAATGCTTATTATGTGAATAGGGATTTTAATGCGGCTACGGAGATATTTTATAAATATCTTCAAAGATATTCTGGCACAAATAGAATTTATGAGAGTCTTCGGTATATAAACGAGGCACGGAAGGATATTACCTGGTTTGGCAACTTGAAAATTGAATGGAAAGACCTTTGGTATTACCAGAAATAAAAAGGGGGTAGATTATGAAAAAGAATCTTTTAGTAATTGCAAGTGTTGTATTTCTCTTAGCAGATATTTCTAAGGCGAGGGACCTGAGATATGGAGAGCTATCCTTCCCTCAAACACTTAATCCTTTAAATACTGATAAGATGGATGAGTCTGCTGGGAGATTGTGTCAACTAATGTTTAATAGCCTGCTGGGTATGGCAGATAAGGAACCGGTAGAGGAATTATTGGCTAACATGAACGCAAAAAGAGAACAGAAAAGTTATACCTTTAAACTGCGTGAGAAAATAAAATGGCACGATGGAACACTATTTACTGCAGATGATGTAGTATTTACATTTAATATACTTGCCGATAACAGCATAAAATCTAATCTAAAATGGATAATGCAGGAGGTTGTAGATAGCGTAAAAAAAGTAGATAGTTATACAGTCAAATTTACCGCAAAAGGAGAAATCTCCAGGGTAGAACTGCTGAACACTATAGGTTTTGTTAAAATTATCCCCAAGCACTTTTTTGATAACATTAACAAAAGAGATTGGAATGACCGCTGGAAATGGATAACTTGTGGCACAGGACCCTATAAACTACCCGATGAATTTCTTCAGTCTCCCGATAAAATTCAGTCTATAGCTGACACAGTAAAGGAAATTACCCTGGAACAAAATAAAGATTATTTTAGGGGATGGCGAAAGTTAAAACCGAATGAAGAGAGAATCGATAATATAATTATGCGTGTCATCTTGAATTCAGCGACTGCTATGGAGAACTTAAGGTCAAAGGAAATTGACCTGTTACCTATGATTGCCAGCAATCTACCATCAGAAAAACCATCAGAAAAAGATATCTCCTGGACGATAATAAAATGTAATAGAAACAGTTTCTATTATTTTGCCTTTGATTGTAGGCGTGTGAATACAACAACAAGACAGGCATTCAGCTTAGCTACTAATAGAAAGTATATGTTAAACAACAATTTTTTAAATGGGTATAAAGGCAACACTCCTGAAGAAAAACTCACGGACGCTATGAATGACTGTATGTATGGACCCTATCCCCAGCACCTAAATGTGGGTGTCAGTAAGTCTCAATTCTATAACATAGATAGGGTTAAGTTATGGGCTAAAGAAGTTCAACTTCCATCAAATGTCACATTGAAGGGTCATATATTAGAAGGATGTGAAAAGAATATGTGCACGTGCCTTAAAGTAGACCTTAAAGAAATTGGAGTAACTCTGAAGATAAAATCTGAATTGACCACTAGGGATGTGGAAAATTTTGATATAGCCTTTGGCTGGTGGACATTCTCTTCCCTGAGTGACCCGGTAAAGTGGTTATTTGGAACAAATGCTCCCTATAATATATGTCATTATAGTAACAAAGAAGTGGATAAAATTATAAAGGAGAATGAAATTTCAGATGCAGATACGAGTTCAGGTGCAAATACGAGACTGCGTAATATGGAAAAGATGCAGAAGACAATAGGGGATGACTGCCCATATATATTCCTTTTCAAGAGACCTTTGTGGATTGGTTTTAACAAAAAGTTATATATAAAGCCTGATGAATATTGGTTCTTTGCCGATATTATCGATTGGTATTGGAAAAAATAGGAATAAGAAAGGTAGAGATTAATGGCAGATATAGGTAAAATTTTGATGAGAGGTATTGCCGCCTTAGTTATTGTGTGGACAAGTATGTTTATTCTTGTTTATATGGGAATAAAGGTAGCACCTAAGGTTTATATGGGAATAAAGGTAGCACCAGATTCGGGACAACAGGTTCATATTACAATACCCGGCATAATAAAAGAGACTTCTGTAGTTTGGTCCGAGATAATAAAAGAGACTTCTGTAGTTTGGTCTTGTTTCTGGAAGGTTACTATTCGACTGATGCTTATTGCATTTCTTATATCTTTGATTTTGTCTCTGGTATCCTTAACACAAGTATATATTTTATCTTCAGCATTTAAGATTTTTTTAAGTCTTTTTTCCTGTTTGCCTGTATTTATTGCCGGGATACTTTTATGGAAATTTTTTTGTTATAATAAAGTTCCTCCTCAAGTTGAATTTATTACAGCAGGCGTAATCCTTGGGATTTGTGATACCTTCTTGATTGAGTTATATCGACATATAGAGATAGAGTATCATAGACTCAAGAATGAATCTTATGTCTTGATGGCAAAAGATAATGGATTAAAAGTTCGCAAGATAATACCATATCTAATGAATGATATTATTATTCTTTTATCAAAGATTACTTTTTCAAGATTGATAGGATTGATTAGTGGTGCAGTGATTGTCGAATGTATATTTAGGAGTATCTCTGGAGGAATTGGATGTATGCTTATGGATGCAGTTAAAAATAATAGTTCCACTAAACTTATAGGTATAGAGATAGGAATAGTAACCATTGTTATCACCTTTAATGTCATAGATAGGCTAATAGAAAGACATTTTAATCCAAGATTAAAAGAAGGGTAAAAGATGAGAATATATAGCAAAAAAGAAGGTGAAAAAGGAAAGTTATCATTTACATCCATATTTTGGATACTTTCTTTCTGTATGGTGTTTATCACAGGAGTTATTGGTTGTTTTATTAGTCCACCCCTGTCAAAAGATAAAGATAATGTGCAGACAA is a genomic window containing:
- a CDS encoding tetratricopeptide repeat protein, producing the protein MQIKLLWSIIILCLYSGITYGQKSPESYQRGLLYKELFNTAVNTQINHYNALLIEKGKPPVDAKPIRKDHIWYYRGLCYYYQGNFLSAIADFKRIPKSSDKYPEAQIRWGACYYKQGKITEAKKLWNDACSQKKNNPLFLSKMGNLYAELGTNTTTATKYCQKTEKGTSGLVWIYLKNGDVDKALDLIKKISNKPDLEDYIGRCTGGSVTLQFYDPGLLWIRSQVYLMSAVKYYQQAIDSQKNDELSCQLGITQLMAGRLNDSITTLKPLINSNRWEVKAKALINLGVAYYLKGSKQEAETTWNQVENNYKDNPAVMSELGYTYARLGIKLDDALSLCKEGKESYYLGMVYFKRGVIGNNSNDINEACNEMGHFERDSNNLLHLLGLCNAYYVNRDFNAATEIFYKYLQRYSGTNRIYESLRYINEARKDITWFGNLKIEWKDLWYYQK
- a CDS encoding ABC transporter permease subunit, producing MADIGKILMRGIAALVIVWTSMFILVYMGIKVAPKVYMGIKVAPDSGQQVHITIPGIIKETSVVWSEIIKETSVVWSCFWKVTIRLMLIAFLISLILSLVSLTQVYILSSAFKIFLSLFSCLPVFIAGILLWKFFCYNKVPPQVEFITAGVILGICDTFLIELYRHIEIEYHRLKNESYVLMAKDNGLKVRKIIPYLMNDIIILLSKITFSRLIGLISGAVIVECIFRSISGGIGCMLMDAVKNNSSTKLIGIEIGIVTIVITFNVIDRLIERHFNPRLKEG
- a CDS encoding ABC transporter substrate-binding protein; translation: MKKNLLVIASVVFLLADISKARDLRYGELSFPQTLNPLNTDKMDESAGRLCQLMFNSLLGMADKEPVEELLANMNAKREQKSYTFKLREKIKWHDGTLFTADDVVFTFNILADNSIKSNLKWIMQEVVDSVKKVDSYTVKFTAKGEISRVELLNTIGFVKIIPKHFFDNINKRDWNDRWKWITCGTGPYKLPDEFLQSPDKIQSIADTVKEITLEQNKDYFRGWRKLKPNEERIDNIIMRVILNSATAMENLRSKEIDLLPMIASNLPSEKPSEKDISWTIIKCNRNSFYYFAFDCRRVNTTTRQAFSLATNRKYMLNNNFLNGYKGNTPEEKLTDAMNDCMYGPYPQHLNVGVSKSQFYNIDRVKLWAKEVQLPSNVTLKGHILEGCEKNMCTCLKVDLKEIGVTLKIKSELTTRDVENFDIAFGWWTFSSLSDPVKWLFGTNAPYNICHYSNKEVDKIIKENEISDADTSSGANTRLRNMEKMQKTIGDDCPYIFLFKRPLWIGFNKKLYIKPDEYWFFADIIDWYWKK
- a CDS encoding DPP IV N-terminal domain-containing protein; its protein translation is MEVIKKFKRLIIPLIFISLFFPKIGLGENNGTINAYWLGEAPWSPKETENSIKSILLDNDRSRDDKSPRWVPDNRRMVVYKRERKAKISEVSDIKEDRVEDSELSDIDEDIAKIAGISNIPNDKTESPELCYIDEDGEITSLYEGEVKDISWIQDKEKVRFIFTSGNDLKSGEISTDNHISSLLSIEKKVTNEGIVYLRHSRTKKLFYSRDGRIIGTSTNIDDNGWSPIVNTNGDCSRNKKVVFTSNLDSNGREIYTFELPQEGEDLDLSIIRRLTFSPEGVISPKWSPDGKSIVYASGKDIYLIQNISTSGMNPIRLTTNTTTDECSNPTFSPDGKMIAYYSTNGKNIYDLWVMKSNGEERTKVADNVLKPERHGDIYGPCWIPYGTSALIYLYNRMQNQIEVLNVTANSRKMVKTEEQLISNIDSLYVSDKDGQKILIVYSAWAPYPQKEQRIYIKEFKAEELPR